The Candidatus Phaeomarinobacter ectocarpi genome includes a region encoding these proteins:
- a CDS encoding alpha/beta hydrolase, protein MSTRHLVDPDLQSFLDVFPTLELSTEALPGIRELMASMAVLGDPAEHDVTRREIKVPGLKGAPDVRCLVYESNKSSGARPGFLHIHGGGYIGGNVEGSDQRNTRIAAQLGVTVVSVEYRLAPEHPYPAPLDDCADALAWLFDNAGELNVDAARIAVGGDSAGGGLAAALVQRTHAEGKYTIAFQHLVYPMLDDRTTAPGATPDPLTGEFVWTADANVFGWASYLGDADPAAPAVPARAQSVEGLPPTWIGVGSLDLFLDEDIAYARRLTAAGVATELQVYPAAYHGFVFVQDAPVSQRFERDYLESLGRGLGVYEPA, encoded by the coding sequence ATGAGCACCCGCCACCTTGTTGATCCGGACCTGCAATCGTTTCTGGATGTGTTTCCTACACTTGAACTTTCAACCGAGGCTTTGCCGGGCATACGTGAGCTGATGGCCAGCATGGCTGTGCTTGGTGATCCGGCGGAGCATGATGTCACCCGTCGCGAAATCAAGGTGCCAGGGCTCAAGGGTGCGCCGGATGTTCGATGCCTGGTTTACGAGAGCAATAAGAGCTCCGGCGCCCGCCCGGGCTTCCTGCATATCCATGGCGGCGGATATATCGGCGGCAATGTGGAAGGTTCTGACCAGCGCAACACGCGGATTGCAGCACAGCTCGGCGTGACCGTTGTTTCCGTCGAGTACCGACTGGCACCCGAACACCCCTATCCTGCACCGCTTGATGACTGCGCTGATGCACTTGCGTGGCTGTTTGACAATGCGGGCGAGTTGAATGTGGACGCTGCGCGCATTGCCGTGGGGGGTGACAGTGCCGGTGGCGGGTTGGCGGCAGCCCTTGTCCAGCGCACCCATGCGGAAGGAAAATACACAATCGCGTTCCAGCATCTTGTCTATCCCATGCTGGATGACCGCACGACAGCACCGGGCGCAACACCTGATCCGCTTACGGGCGAGTTCGTGTGGACGGCGGACGCCAATGTGTTCGGCTGGGCGTCCTATCTGGGTGACGCTGATCCCGCCGCCCCGGCTGTGCCAGCCCGCGCGCAGAGCGTGGAAGGACTGCCGCCCACATGGATCGGTGTCGGCAGCCTTGATCTGTTTTTGGATGAAGACATCGCCTATGCCCGTCGGCTGACGGCGGCAGGCGTCGCAACGGAATTGCAGGTCTATCCGGCCGCCTATCACGGCTTTGTCTTTGTGCAGGACGCGCCGGTGTCTCAACGGTTTGAGCGGGATTATCTGGAATCGCTGGGTCGCGGCCTGGGCGTTTACGAGCCAGCCTAA
- the infC gene encoding translation initiation factor IF-3 — MAPPQKQEGPRANDQINVPDVRLIDAEGENVGVVATDRAMEMASEVGLDLVEVSPTAKPPVAKIMDLGKYKYQAQKKAAEARKNQKTVDVKEIKMRPNIDTHDYDVKMRNMLRFFEEGDKVKVTLRFRGREMAHQELGMKLLHKVRDQVDEIAKVELHPKLEGRQMIMVLAPR; from the coding sequence ATGGCGCCCCCTCAAAAACAAGAGGGCCCGCGCGCCAATGACCAGATCAATGTTCCAGATGTTCGGCTGATTGATGCCGAAGGCGAAAATGTAGGCGTCGTCGCCACAGACCGCGCCATGGAAATGGCCTCCGAGGTTGGCCTTGATCTGGTGGAGGTTTCTCCCACCGCCAAGCCGCCGGTCGCCAAGATCATGGATCTGGGCAAATACAAGTATCAGGCCCAGAAGAAAGCCGCCGAAGCGCGCAAGAACCAGAAAACGGTCGACGTCAAAGAAATCAAAATGCGCCCGAACATCGACACGCATGATTACGACGTGAAGATGCGCAACATGCTTCGCTTCTTTGAAGAAGGCGACAAGGTGAAGGTCACCCTGCGCTTCCGCGGCCGTGAAATGGCCCACCAGGAACTCGGCATGAAACTACTCCACAAGGTCCGTGACCAGGTGGACGAGATTGCCAAGGTGGAACTCCACCCCAAGCTTGAAGGCCGCCAGATGATCATGGTGCTGGCACCGCGCTAG
- a CDS encoding glycosyltransferase family 9 protein, protein MSRENILIIKLGALGDFVQALGPFAAIRTHHDALDETGHAHITLLTTPAFAGLAKDSGYFDDIWDDGRTKGFGSLLSLVRRMSWAKFTRVYDLQTSSRSSMYFHLLWPRTEWSGIARGCSHPHANTRRDFMHTIDRQAEQLRDAGIADTPMPDPTRLAGSRSAVEMIGSDAPYGLMVPGAAPHRPAKRWPASHFAQVARDWAAQGIRPVILGSKSEKPLAQDIAESESTALDLAGDTSLNDIVTLALSAKMAVGNDTGPMHLISLSGTPSVALFGSDSDPALCAPRGPRVSILAGPEISAHSPDDVKSALAKLAGIT, encoded by the coding sequence ATGAGTAGGGAAAACATTCTGATCATCAAGCTGGGCGCGCTTGGGGATTTTGTTCAGGCGCTTGGTCCCTTTGCCGCCATCCGCACCCATCACGATGCGCTGGATGAGACGGGCCACGCGCACATTACCTTGCTCACAACGCCGGCCTTTGCAGGTCTTGCCAAAGACTCAGGCTATTTCGACGACATCTGGGACGACGGGCGCACAAAGGGCTTTGGGTCACTGCTGTCGCTGGTTCGCCGCATGAGCTGGGCAAAGTTCACGCGCGTCTATGACCTTCAGACGTCCTCGCGCTCGTCCATGTATTTTCACCTGCTTTGGCCACGCACCGAGTGGTCCGGCATTGCACGGGGATGCTCACACCCGCACGCCAACACACGCCGCGATTTCATGCACACCATTGATAGACAGGCCGAGCAGCTGCGGGATGCCGGCATCGCTGACACACCGATGCCTGATCCCACACGGCTTGCCGGCTCCAGATCAGCGGTGGAGATGATTGGATCGGATGCGCCCTATGGTCTCATGGTGCCTGGCGCTGCGCCCCACCGCCCGGCCAAGCGCTGGCCTGCCAGCCATTTTGCGCAGGTCGCGCGTGATTGGGCCGCACAAGGCATCCGCCCGGTCATTTTGGGGTCGAAGAGCGAAAAACCCCTCGCGCAGGACATCGCGGAGAGCGAATCCACGGCCCTCGATCTTGCCGGAGACACTAGCCTCAATGACATCGTCACCCTGGCCCTGAGTGCAAAAATGGCTGTGGGCAACGATACAGGGCCCATGCATCTCATATCGCTCAGCGGCACACCGAGCGTGGCACTGTTTGGCTCAGACAGTGATCCCGCCCTATGCGCACCGCGCGGACCAAGGGTCAGTATCCTCGCCGGGCCGGAGATTTCCGCGCATTCTCCTGACGACGTTAAGTCCGCGTTGGCGAAACTTGCCGGAATAACTTGA
- a CDS encoding glycosyltransferase family 4 protein → MEHTDSQLTKPGVLQVIPQLDAGGAERSCVEIASAVAANGWRSFVATSGGRLETELLRAGVTVFHMDAASKNPMVMMENIGKLRRIIRARDISIVHARSRAPAWSAMAAANAEYRHFVTTYHSKVHDKPRWKVFYNSVMARGEAVIANSQFTADRIMMAHGTPVETVHPIPRGFDLETFDPDSVDQARVQTLKNEWGVEGDNRPLVVLPARLTRWKGPLLLIDAAAKTTLPARFVIAGDAQGREDFEAEVRQHISDLGLMEQVTLAGHISDMAAAYKAADIVVSASLDPEPFGRIGVEAQAMGKRMIAPDHGGAREQFITDPAHQRTGWLFEPGNAEALASVLDDALAMSAEDASQMGARARAHALSSFTSAAMCASTLDVYRDVLSGAASARKAAVTS, encoded by the coding sequence TTGGAACACACGGACAGCCAGCTTACCAAGCCCGGCGTGCTGCAGGTAATCCCTCAGCTTGACGCAGGGGGTGCTGAGCGCTCCTGCGTGGAGATTGCCAGCGCGGTTGCGGCTAATGGCTGGCGGTCGTTTGTGGCCACCAGTGGGGGGCGGCTTGAAACGGAGCTGCTGCGGGCGGGCGTCACCGTGTTTCATATGGATGCCGCCTCCAAGAACCCGATGGTCATGATGGAAAACATTGGCAAGCTGCGCCGGATCATCCGGGCGCGCGACATATCCATCGTCCATGCCCGCAGCCGGGCGCCGGCATGGAGTGCCATGGCAGCAGCCAATGCCGAGTATCGCCATTTCGTCACGACGTATCATAGCAAGGTCCACGACAAGCCGCGCTGGAAGGTGTTCTATAATTCAGTGATGGCCCGGGGCGAAGCTGTGATTGCCAACTCACAATTCACCGCTGATCGCATCATGATGGCCCATGGGACACCGGTCGAGACGGTACATCCCATTCCCCGCGGCTTTGATCTTGAGACCTTTGATCCCGACAGCGTCGATCAGGCGCGCGTTCAGACGCTGAAGAACGAATGGGGTGTTGAGGGCGACAACCGTCCTTTGGTTGTGCTGCCCGCCCGTCTGACCCGCTGGAAGGGTCCGCTGCTTTTGATTGACGCCGCAGCCAAGACCACCCTGCCCGCAAGATTTGTCATCGCAGGCGATGCACAGGGGCGGGAAGACTTTGAAGCGGAAGTCCGCCAGCACATTTCGGATCTTGGCCTCATGGAGCAGGTGACGCTGGCAGGGCACATCAGCGATATGGCCGCAGCCTACAAGGCGGCGGACATTGTCGTTTCCGCCTCCCTTGACCCTGAACCATTCGGACGCATCGGCGTGGAAGCACAGGCCATGGGCAAACGCATGATCGCGCCGGACCATGGCGGGGCGCGTGAGCAATTCATCACGGACCCTGCCCATCAGCGTACCGGCTGGCTGTTTGAGCCCGGCAATGCGGAGGCCCTCGCGTCGGTGCTTGATGACGCGCTTGCCATGTCGGCCGAGGACGCATCTCAGATGGGCGCGCGGGCGCGGGCCCATGCGCTCAGCTCTTTCACCTCAGCGGCCATGTGTGCCTCAACCCTGGATGTTTATCGTGATGTCCTGAGCGGTGCGGCGAGCGCCCGAAAGGCCGCCGTAACTTCATGA
- a CDS encoding alpha/beta hydrolase yields the protein MTQSENTFQNLTRPDGETLAFQARDGRGPTVVWFGGFKSDMTGTKATALDDWAKERGQAFVRFDYFGHGASSGDFTDGTIGRWLEGGLQVLRDLAPGPVVLVGSSMGGWLSLLAAQALQAAGEGDRLKGMVLIAPAPDFTEKLMWAGFSDEIRRTIMDEGRYNQPSDYDDEPYIITRRLIEEGRNHLILDKPIPVTCPVRILQGMCDDDVPWQHALMLVEALEGDDVAYTLVKSGDHRLSTPADIVRLHQALDDVTGT from the coding sequence ATGACCCAATCAGAAAATACGTTCCAGAACCTTACCCGTCCCGACGGCGAAACGCTCGCTTTTCAGGCGCGCGATGGACGCGGCCCCACGGTGGTCTGGTTCGGCGGCTTTAAGTCGGACATGACGGGCACAAAAGCAACCGCGCTGGACGACTGGGCAAAAGAACGGGGCCAGGCTTTTGTCCGGTTTGACTATTTCGGACACGGGGCATCTTCCGGTGACTTCACAGACGGCACAATTGGTCGCTGGCTTGAAGGCGGGCTGCAAGTGCTGCGGGACCTGGCTCCCGGCCCTGTGGTTCTGGTTGGGTCCAGCATGGGCGGCTGGCTGTCTCTTCTCGCAGCCCAAGCGCTGCAGGCTGCAGGCGAAGGCGATCGCCTCAAGGGCATGGTGCTCATCGCGCCGGCCCCGGATTTTACGGAAAAGCTGATGTGGGCCGGGTTTTCCGACGAAATACGCCGCACGATTATGGACGAGGGCCGGTACAACCAACCATCTGACTATGATGATGAGCCTTACATCATTACCCGTCGGCTAATCGAGGAAGGCCGGAATCATCTCATCCTCGACAAGCCCATCCCGGTGACCTGCCCTGTGCGCATTCTGCAGGGCATGTGCGACGACGATGTGCCGTGGCAGCACGCGCTTATGCTGGTGGAAGCCCTGGAGGGCGATGACGTGGCCTATACGCTGGTCAAATCCGGCGACCATCGCCTGTCCACGCCGGCAGACATCGTCCGGCTGCATCAGGCTCTGGATGATGTTACCGGCACCTAG
- a CDS encoding SDR family oxidoreductase — MPRLFCFGLGFSALTFARRMQQQGWRVAGTCRSEDKADVLRAEGIDAHIFGDAPLADPAQALAGTTHLLASVPPGDDGDPVIASHGNDIQAIQGLEWIGYLSTTGVYGDRKGGYVNETSILLPSTERGKKRVTAELVWQDLAAAMNVPLHMFRLAGIYGPGRNQLVSLRKGKARRVEKPGQVFSRIHVDDIAQILEAAATSGLPTQPFNVCDNEAGPPQDVVAYAAELLGMDPPPLVPFDEAEMSPMGRSFYAESKRVKNDRIKDDLGVVLKYPTYREGLKALADAGDGKA; from the coding sequence ATGCCCCGTCTGTTCTGTTTTGGCCTTGGTTTTTCAGCGCTCACCTTCGCCCGGCGTATGCAGCAGCAAGGCTGGCGGGTTGCCGGAACATGCCGCAGCGAGGACAAAGCAGATGTCTTACGCGCCGAGGGCATTGACGCACACATCTTTGGTGATGCTCCCCTGGCTGATCCCGCACAGGCTCTGGCGGGCACAACGCATCTGCTTGCTTCAGTGCCCCCGGGCGACGATGGCGATCCGGTGATTGCCAGCCATGGCAATGACATACAGGCCATCCAGGGCCTTGAATGGATCGGATATCTTTCGACCACCGGCGTTTATGGCGATCGCAAGGGTGGCTATGTGAATGAGACCAGCATATTGCTGCCATCGACCGAACGCGGCAAAAAGCGTGTCACTGCGGAGCTTGTCTGGCAGGATCTGGCTGCTGCGATGAACGTGCCCCTGCACATGTTCCGGCTGGCGGGCATTTATGGACCCGGGCGTAATCAACTGGTCAGCCTGCGCAAAGGCAAGGCGCGTCGGGTTGAAAAACCTGGACAGGTATTCTCGCGCATTCACGTCGATGACATTGCCCAGATACTTGAGGCGGCAGCCACCAGCGGGCTGCCAACGCAGCCGTTCAATGTGTGCGACAACGAAGCTGGCCCTCCGCAGGACGTTGTGGCGTATGCAGCCGAGCTACTGGGCATGGACCCGCCCCCGCTGGTGCCTTTCGATGAGGCGGAGATGTCGCCCATGGGCCGCAGCTTCTATGCGGAATCAAAACGGGTGAAGAACGACCGCATCAAGGATGATCTGGGCGTGGTTCTGAAGTACCCGACCTATCGCGAAGGCCTCAAGGCGCTGGCGGATGCCGGGGACGGGAAAGCCTAG
- a CDS encoding tetratricopeptide repeat protein, whose protein sequence is MREMINAARLFFLWVGLLIVGVAVLMVFVLPARSYAQDLDSAARYRDCLRLVEVDPDQAFDQAMEWRTNGGGPAARHCEALALVELKLYGEAAVRLGDLADAPGSGEPEDRAALLAQAGNAWLLAGSGENAAIALTAALNLTPGDTGFLVDRGRAYAAAGDFAAAEADLNQALAIRPDAADVLVLRAGAKRAQGKLDGASEDISRALALQPDGPYVLVERGAIRLAQGDDAGARADWVAVARIVGEVGPEHPDAEALKDAQRSLEDLDVDKP, encoded by the coding sequence ATGAGAGAGATGATAAATGCCGCACGATTGTTTTTTCTGTGGGTCGGCCTGCTGATTGTCGGCGTCGCCGTCCTGATGGTGTTCGTGCTGCCCGCCCGCAGCTATGCCCAGGACCTTGATTCCGCCGCGCGCTACCGTGACTGCCTGCGCCTGGTGGAGGTTGACCCGGACCAGGCGTTCGATCAGGCGATGGAATGGCGCACCAATGGTGGCGGTCCGGCCGCGCGTCATTGCGAGGCGCTGGCCCTTGTGGAGTTGAAGCTGTACGGCGAAGCCGCCGTGCGTCTGGGTGATCTGGCCGATGCGCCGGGCTCGGGTGAACCTGAAGACCGGGCCGCCCTGCTGGCCCAAGCGGGCAATGCGTGGCTGCTGGCAGGCAGCGGAGAAAACGCAGCGATTGCCCTGACAGCCGCCCTCAACCTCACCCCCGGCGATACCGGGTTTCTGGTCGACCGTGGTCGGGCCTATGCGGCTGCTGGAGATTTTGCTGCTGCAGAAGCGGACCTCAATCAGGCGTTGGCCATACGGCCCGATGCTGCGGATGTTCTGGTTCTGCGCGCCGGGGCCAAACGCGCGCAAGGCAAGCTGGATGGAGCCAGCGAAGACATTTCACGTGCCCTCGCATTGCAGCCGGACGGTCCCTATGTACTGGTTGAACGCGGCGCCATTCGTCTGGCACAGGGCGATGATGCCGGTGCCCGCGCAGACTGGGTTGCGGTGGCGCGCATTGTTGGCGAGGTTGGTCCCGAGCATCCCGATGCGGAAGCGCTGAAGGATGCCCAGCGTAGCCTTGAAGACCTGGATGTCGACAAGCCATAA
- a CDS encoding glutathione S-transferase family protein produces MRRLIHQPLDPFCRKVRLALAEKKLAFELEVEKPWDRREEFLALNPAGTVPVLVEQDGAIFSGHRAITEYLDEFYRDPDGGLVLLPGNPIERAEARRIADWFDEKFAEEVTRTLVDEKILKRFLPRDLGGGPPDTETVRIGMHNVSYHLDYISFLVERRNWLAGEEMTLADLTAAAHLSAVDYLGNVPWSDFPQSKDWYARIKSRPSFRALLADNVPGMPAARHYANLDF; encoded by the coding sequence ATGAGACGCCTCATTCATCAGCCTCTTGATCCGTTCTGCCGCAAGGTCCGCCTGGCGCTTGCGGAAAAGAAACTCGCCTTCGAACTGGAGGTTGAAAAGCCGTGGGACCGGCGCGAAGAATTTCTGGCGCTCAATCCCGCTGGCACCGTGCCCGTTCTGGTTGAGCAGGATGGCGCCATTTTCTCGGGCCACCGTGCGATTACCGAGTATCTGGACGAGTTTTATCGCGATCCTGATGGCGGCCTGGTTCTGTTGCCTGGCAATCCGATTGAACGCGCAGAAGCGCGGCGTATTGCGGACTGGTTCGACGAGAAGTTTGCCGAGGAAGTCACTCGTACTCTGGTCGACGAAAAAATCCTCAAGCGGTTTTTGCCACGCGACCTGGGTGGCGGCCCGCCGGACACCGAAACCGTGCGCATCGGCATGCACAATGTCAGCTATCACCTGGACTATATTTCGTTTCTGGTGGAACGCCGCAACTGGCTCGCCGGGGAAGAAATGACCCTTGCAGATCTGACAGCGGCTGCGCATCTGTCGGCGGTTGATTATCTTGGCAATGTTCCGTGGTCGGACTTTCCGCAGTCCAAAGACTGGTATGCGCGCATCAAATCGCGGCCATCCTTCAGGGCGTTGCTGGCTGACAACGTGCCGGGCATGCCTGCGGCGCGCCACTACGCCAATCTTGATTTCTAG
- a CDS encoding undecaprenyl-diphosphate phosphatase has protein sequence MPISQLIVLAIIQGLTEFLPISSSGHLALVDELTGWADQGVLIDVAIHVGSLFAVLIYFRKDVVELIVGTLALLRGHVTQAGRLALYLVVASVPIGIIGFSLASMQATELLRAAQVVAWANMIFAVLLYWSDRAGATDQTLGDMTWTRAIIVGVAQVAAVVPGASRSGVTMMAARFLGFDRKEAARFSMLLAIPTILGAGLVATMRLAQTSDVTLQSDAVIAAILSFLVAWAAIAVFMRLLERMSLTPFVIYRVVLGVVLLLWLYI, from the coding sequence ATGCCCATTAGCCAACTGATCGTCCTGGCCATTATTCAGGGCCTGACCGAGTTCCTGCCGATCTCTTCGTCCGGCCATCTGGCACTGGTGGACGAGCTGACCGGCTGGGCCGATCAGGGTGTGCTGATCGATGTGGCGATCCATGTGGGGTCGCTCTTCGCGGTCCTCATCTATTTTCGTAAAGACGTTGTTGAGCTGATTGTCGGCACGCTAGCCCTGCTCCGTGGGCACGTGACACAGGCAGGACGCTTGGCGCTCTATCTGGTCGTCGCCAGTGTCCCGATCGGCATCATAGGCTTTTCACTTGCGAGCATGCAGGCCACGGAATTGCTGCGGGCAGCGCAAGTGGTTGCCTGGGCCAACATGATTTTTGCCGTGTTGCTGTATTGGAGCGACAGGGCCGGCGCGACCGATCAGACCCTTGGAGACATGACCTGGACCCGCGCCATCATTGTCGGCGTGGCGCAGGTGGCAGCGGTTGTCCCTGGGGCCAGCCGGTCCGGCGTTACGATGATGGCGGCTCGCTTTTTGGGATTTGATCGCAAGGAAGCAGCTCGATTCTCAATGCTGCTGGCCATTCCCACCATTCTGGGCGCTGGCTTGGTCGCAACCATGAGGCTTGCCCAGACCAGCGACGTGACGCTGCAAAGCGACGCCGTCATTGCCGCGATCTTGTCGTTTCTGGTGGCATGGGCGGCGATAGCAGTCTTCATGCGACTGCTGGAACGCATGTCGCTGACACCATTCGTGATTTACCGCGTGGTGCTTGGCGTGGTCCTGCTGCTGTGGCTGTACATCTAG
- a CDS encoding complex I NDUFA9 subunit family protein produces MSAKIVTVFGGSGFVGRHVVRELAKRGYRVRAAVRRPSLAGFVRTMGLPGQVEAVYADIKDDESVARALSGADMAVNLVGILYESGKQKFDALQAEAAGRIAWSAKAKGVERLVHVSAIGADPDSPAKYASSKAEGEAAVLDAFPDAVILRPSIIFGNGDGFFNRFAAMAKFSPALPLLGGGHTKMQPVYVDDVADAVCTALEDTSTQGKTYELGGPTVYSFKELMQIVLDETQRKRILAPIPWSIARLQGRILGLLPAPLLTLDQVRMLETDNVVSEEATSQNRTIEDLGITPKSVEAIVPGYLWMYRRQGQYAEDIKRETV; encoded by the coding sequence GTGAGCGCGAAAATCGTAACAGTCTTTGGTGGATCCGGTTTTGTGGGCCGCCACGTGGTCCGGGAACTGGCAAAGCGTGGATACCGGGTGCGGGCAGCCGTACGGCGCCCCTCGCTTGCAGGATTTGTGCGCACCATGGGCCTGCCGGGACAGGTGGAAGCGGTTTATGCCGACATCAAGGACGATGAATCCGTCGCCCGCGCGCTTTCCGGTGCCGACATGGCGGTCAATCTGGTCGGCATTCTGTATGAAAGTGGCAAGCAGAAATTTGATGCCCTTCAGGCAGAAGCAGCCGGGCGCATTGCATGGTCGGCCAAGGCGAAAGGCGTTGAACGGCTCGTGCACGTCTCGGCAATCGGTGCTGATCCAGACAGCCCTGCCAAATATGCGTCTTCCAAAGCTGAGGGCGAAGCTGCTGTGCTGGACGCCTTCCCGGACGCTGTCATCCTGCGTCCGTCCATCATTTTCGGGAATGGCGACGGCTTCTTCAATCGCTTTGCCGCCATGGCAAAATTTTCACCGGCCCTGCCGCTTCTTGGTGGCGGCCACACAAAAATGCAGCCCGTCTATGTGGATGATGTGGCGGATGCGGTGTGCACAGCTCTCGAAGACACCTCGACACAGGGCAAGACCTACGAGCTTGGTGGACCGACGGTCTACAGCTTCAAGGAACTGATGCAGATCGTTCTCGATGAGACGCAGCGCAAACGCATTCTTGCACCGATCCCCTGGTCAATCGCTCGTTTGCAGGGCCGCATTCTGGGACTGCTCCCCGCCCCCTTGCTGACGCTGGACCAGGTTCGAATGCTTGAAACCGACAATGTGGTCAGCGAGGAAGCGACGTCACAGAACCGCACAATCGAAGATCTGGGCATCACGCCCAAATCAGTTGAAGCCATTGTGCCGGGCTATTTGTGGATGTATCGTCGTCAGGGTCAGTATGCGGAAGATATCAAGCGGGAAACGGTGTAG
- a CDS encoding cytochrome P450, giving the protein MSSAQIDPSNPDLHSYAFESNPEPTLAWLREHDPVHWSQHGYWFVTRYEDVRAVLGDPARFSSQKAGFGANNPIGKDAKGPEGKSGKKASDAEKTMSKGLALSFNQQDPPDHSRVRKLVNQAFSRREISERADKIQAVVDALMADVKAKGEFDLITDFAFHLPIIVASDIIGIPAEDRDLFRRNFELAARLMAPKRSDEEWAEALTGAKWQSTYMGELIASRAREPRADLISALIQTSEDDQKLTGGEVASAIMTIFTAAGTTTERMISSGAFLLLTHPEQLAALRADHSLMDNVLEEILRFHHPNQSTSTNRRATQDVELGGKTIRAGDTVRVSLGSANRDAAQFDEPDAFNIQRTGTKHMSFGFGIHFCLGSALARYETKAALEALLLGPKSIELITQNPVKDPDRPDRYKEIRVRMS; this is encoded by the coding sequence ATGTCTTCAGCCCAAATCGATCCATCCAATCCGGACCTGCACAGCTATGCCTTTGAGAGCAATCCGGAGCCGACGCTGGCCTGGCTGCGCGAACATGATCCGGTGCATTGGTCACAGCATGGCTACTGGTTTGTGACGCGATATGAGGATGTGCGGGCAGTTCTGGGTGATCCTGCCCGCTTTTCCAGCCAGAAAGCAGGGTTCGGCGCAAATAACCCGATTGGCAAAGACGCCAAGGGTCCAGAGGGCAAGAGCGGCAAAAAAGCGTCCGACGCGGAAAAGACAATGTCCAAGGGCCTGGCGCTGTCGTTCAACCAGCAGGACCCGCCGGATCATTCCCGCGTGCGCAAGCTCGTCAATCAGGCTTTCTCGCGCCGTGAGATATCGGAGCGCGCCGACAAGATACAGGCGGTCGTGGACGCGTTGATGGCCGATGTGAAGGCCAAAGGCGAGTTTGACCTGATCACGGATTTTGCCTTTCACCTGCCGATTATTGTGGCGTCAGACATCATCGGCATTCCAGCTGAAGACCGGGATCTGTTCCGGCGCAATTTTGAGCTCGCCGCCCGGTTGATGGCACCCAAGCGCTCGGACGAAGAATGGGCAGAGGCGCTCACCGGCGCCAAATGGCAGAGCACCTACATGGGCGAGCTGATTGCCAGCCGCGCCCGGGAGCCGCGCGCAGACCTGATCTCGGCCCTGATCCAGACGTCTGAAGACGATCAGAAACTGACCGGCGGCGAAGTAGCGTCCGCCATCATGACGATTTTTACAGCGGCTGGCACAACCACCGAGCGGATGATCTCCAGTGGCGCCTTTTTGCTGCTGACCCACCCCGAGCAACTGGCGGCGCTGCGAGCGGATCACAGCCTGATGGACAATGTGCTGGAAGAAATCCTGCGCTTTCACCACCCCAACCAGTCCACCTCAACCAACCGTCGGGCAACACAGGATGTGGAGCTTGGCGGCAAGACCATTCGGGCTGGTGATACTGTGCGCGTGTCGCTTGGATCTGCCAATCGCGACGCTGCTCAGTTTGACGAGCCTGATGCGTTCAACATCCAGCGCACCGGCACGAAACACATGTCATTTGGCTTTGGCATTCATTTCTGTCTGGGGTCAGCGCTGGCGCGCTACGAAACAAAAGCGGCCCTTGAAGCGCTCTTGCTGGGGCCAAAGTCAATTGAGTTGATTACACAAAATCCGGTGAAAGATCCCGATCGTCCCGACCGCTACAAGGAAATCCGTGTACGGATGTCTTAA
- a CDS encoding PaaI family thioesterase, with the protein MTDPWEPLYSRVDDSSVVIGVTAGEAHCNSRGLVHGGLISALADNAMGLSCVQAQRDAGNEVAGAVTVTLHVDFLRPAKQGQWLEFTTTAIKTGRSMDMAQGKVTADGRDCAFVSATFSVVSA; encoded by the coding sequence ATGACTGATCCGTGGGAGCCCTTATACTCGCGCGTTGATGACAGTTCTGTGGTGATTGGCGTCACGGCGGGGGAAGCCCACTGCAATTCGCGGGGGCTTGTGCATGGCGGGTTGATATCAGCGCTGGCCGACAACGCCATGGGGCTGAGCTGCGTGCAGGCCCAACGCGATGCAGGCAATGAGGTGGCGGGGGCCGTTACCGTTACGCTTCATGTCGATTTTCTGCGTCCCGCCAAGCAGGGGCAGTGGCTTGAATTTACAACCACCGCCATCAAAACCGGTCGCAGCATGGACATGGCACAGGGCAAAGTGACAGCAGATGGCCGCGACTGCGCCTTTGTCAGCGCAACATTCAGTGTCGTGTCCGCTTAA